The following are from one region of the Simiduia agarivorans SA1 = DSM 21679 genome:
- a CDS encoding FkbM family methyltransferase codes for MPEGEFFQELASIVDAEENVLSQAKAYWLFGKWEELVKMSALDLLGCQDGAAISVLIGSAYFHLLDCNNGQRYFRQGLALNANKTMVARILVSGLYNSLGRISALREDRDSSKDYFKLAVDVGIRNAELVSHSRAVSELSALGLLPQASELVAGKLKEVKRGDQKSKDLQAHLLVLESEISLLNHELSLSYTKGQLYNTDSNESSSIYSLGSDECIRDLQKKSPSQLGQDLWVLERTNYKRNGYFVEFGATDGVLLSNTFLLEKEFSWSGLCSEPNPKFFSKLKSNRNCEVSDACISATTGELVEFVFADEFGGFSKYASQDGHSDKRSAYQKVNGLVEIETISLNDWLVEHNAPKNIDYMSVDTEGSEYEILSSFPFEEWNIQLITVEHNFTPRRDDIFKLLTTHGYKRVEAKFDDWYYKS; via the coding sequence ATGCCTGAAGGTGAATTTTTCCAAGAATTGGCTTCCATTGTGGATGCTGAAGAGAACGTCCTGAGTCAAGCGAAAGCCTATTGGCTGTTTGGTAAATGGGAAGAGCTCGTCAAAATGTCCGCATTAGATTTGCTAGGCTGTCAGGACGGTGCGGCGATTAGTGTATTGATAGGTTCCGCTTACTTTCATTTGTTGGACTGTAATAACGGTCAGCGCTACTTTCGTCAGGGGCTAGCGTTAAACGCAAATAAAACAATGGTGGCTAGAATACTGGTCTCAGGATTGTATAACTCATTGGGTCGAATTTCAGCACTGAGGGAGGATCGAGACTCTTCTAAAGACTACTTTAAATTGGCAGTTGACGTTGGTATACGTAATGCTGAGCTGGTCTCCCATTCTAGGGCTGTAAGTGAGCTGTCTGCACTTGGGCTTCTACCGCAAGCATCAGAATTAGTAGCCGGTAAGTTGAAGGAGGTAAAAAGAGGTGATCAAAAATCTAAAGACCTTCAAGCTCATCTCTTAGTGCTTGAAAGTGAGATATCTCTGCTGAATCATGAACTTAGTTTAAGTTATACGAAAGGACAGTTATACAACACGGATTCTAACGAAAGTTCTTCGATCTATAGCTTAGGATCTGATGAGTGCATTCGTGATTTGCAGAAAAAGTCGCCGTCTCAACTTGGGCAAGACCTATGGGTATTGGAGAGAACAAACTATAAGCGCAATGGCTATTTTGTAGAGTTTGGCGCAACTGACGGTGTACTGCTAAGCAATACATTCTTGCTCGAAAAGGAGTTCTCTTGGTCGGGACTTTGCTCCGAACCAAATCCAAAGTTTTTCAGCAAGTTAAAATCTAACCGAAACTGTGAAGTATCCGACGCCTGCATAAGCGCAACTACCGGCGAGTTGGTCGAGTTTGTGTTTGCGGATGAGTTTGGCGGATTCAGTAAGTATGCTAGCCAGGACGGGCACTCGGATAAAAGGTCTGCTTACCAAAAAGTCAATGGTCTAGTAGAGATTGAGACCATTAGTTTAAATGATTGGCTGGTAGAGCATAATGCTCCAAAAAACATAGATTATATGAGTGTCGACACAGAAGGGAGCGAGTATGAAATACTCTCTAGTTTTCCTTTTGAAGAATGGAACATTCAATTGATCACCGTCGAGCACAACTTTACTCCGCGGAGAGATGATATTTTCAAATTGTTAACTACTCATGGCTATAAAAGAGTAGAGGCGAAGTTTGATGATTGGTATTACAAGAGTTGA
- a CDS encoding exostosin domain-containing protein, with protein MTNSGIRIVGVDHSWQYPAITEYHAFKKVRELCPARNGVVYFAFPWATLIDRIDKGAKDKDELLEELYSFKEELAKFDVVISVCQHIRMLKHLYLFKDVGITTVFWSHATISSLSPAVDEGVDILPFPLYPTQVAYETPAWEEKKYLFSFVGARANKWYLTESRNIIIDCLSDSKGGLVIGRDSWHYNNVVYKTQIKGEEQTKEEIEQEKNRSEEYLQVMLDTKYALCPSGSGPNSIRLWECVEMGVVPVILADDYKVPGDISLWKSAAFFIGEDKASIEQLPETLAKSDSKDLYEDKLNALRLLKFKYGRSSFITDIISFVLEIPAPLGDSAYALLASKVTGRSAADLHFMLISLVSYYFNHSQPIEQGLGVLTRMGFSLPDGVYDLETLTNYLKSNENSEVLS; from the coding sequence ATGACTAATAGTGGTATAAGAATCGTTGGTGTCGACCATAGCTGGCAGTACCCAGCCATTACTGAGTACCACGCATTTAAGAAAGTTCGCGAACTTTGTCCTGCTCGCAATGGAGTAGTTTACTTCGCGTTTCCATGGGCTACCTTGATCGATCGAATAGATAAAGGGGCTAAGGATAAAGACGAGCTTTTAGAGGAGCTCTATTCTTTCAAGGAAGAACTTGCAAAGTTTGATGTTGTGATTTCTGTTTGCCAACATATTAGGATGCTAAAGCATCTATACCTGTTTAAAGATGTAGGTATAACCACTGTATTTTGGAGTCACGCAACTATTTCATCTCTATCTCCTGCCGTAGACGAAGGCGTTGACATATTGCCATTTCCGCTGTATCCAACTCAGGTTGCGTATGAAACCCCTGCCTGGGAGGAAAAAAAGTATCTATTTTCCTTTGTCGGTGCGAGGGCAAATAAATGGTACTTGACGGAATCTAGAAATATTATTATCGATTGCCTGTCGGATTCTAAAGGCGGATTAGTTATAGGTCGTGATTCATGGCACTATAACAATGTTGTTTATAAAACCCAGATTAAAGGTGAAGAACAAACTAAAGAGGAGATTGAGCAGGAGAAAAATAGGAGTGAGGAATATTTACAGGTCATGCTAGATACTAAGTATGCATTGTGTCCTTCAGGAAGTGGGCCAAACTCTATTAGGCTTTGGGAGTGCGTAGAAATGGGGGTGGTGCCTGTTATACTTGCAGACGATTACAAAGTGCCAGGCGACATATCACTCTGGAAGTCAGCGGCATTTTTTATAGGTGAAGATAAGGCCAGCATTGAGCAGTTGCCTGAAACACTTGCAAAGTCTGATAGCAAGGACCTCTATGAAGACAAGCTAAATGCTTTGAGGCTCTTGAAGTTCAAATATGGTCGATCTTCATTTATTACAGATATAATTTCTTTCGTCCTGGAAATTCCTGCACCATTGGGCGATTCTGCCTACGCACTTCTGGCATCTAAAGTGACCGGTAGAAGCGCTGCAGATCTTCATTTTATGCTAATCAGCTTAGTCTCTTACTACTTTAATCATAGTCAGCCTATTGAACAGGGTTTGGGTGTTTTAACGCGCATGGGCTTCTCGCTTCCCGACGGAGTTTACGACTTAGAAACCTTGACGAATTATTTAAAGAGCAATGAGAACTCTGAGGTATTGTCGTGA
- a CDS encoding GSCFA domain-containing protein, whose protein sequence is MNSKQALQVAFKNRAKRWVPVVEKEKNNPLVAMNRFKTGEYFFVDSSPSFKIGSDSSVYTVGSCFARNVERSLLECGVDLIGQDFSIDSNYLLESVGFMGNQVNNRSALNKYSTFSICEEFERVLLHKEVLDSGFIRISEDGWIDPQLASVLRPLPFSELLKVRQSVDSLVGEVVKADVIFITLGLNEVWFDNHTKTYLNSSPPPSLLRSDDSRFTFAAPDIIEVYEKLSSTVDLISRMSEKDPKFVVTVSPVPMSTTWTSSDVVVANTISKSSLRVCAEKLTNDFGNVDYFPSFEMVLNSPRALAWGDDELHVRPQMVDFVIGNFVERYVDQ, encoded by the coding sequence ATGAATAGTAAGCAAGCCTTGCAGGTGGCATTTAAGAATCGAGCAAAAAGATGGGTCCCTGTGGTTGAAAAGGAAAAAAACAATCCATTAGTCGCAATGAATCGATTTAAAACAGGCGAATATTTTTTTGTTGATTCCAGTCCTAGCTTTAAAATTGGGAGTGATAGTTCTGTCTATACTGTAGGTTCTTGCTTTGCAAGAAACGTAGAAAGATCTTTATTGGAGTGCGGCGTCGATCTAATAGGGCAAGATTTCTCAATTGATTCCAATTATCTACTAGAGTCGGTTGGCTTTATGGGTAATCAAGTGAATAACCGTTCTGCGCTTAACAAATACAGTACATTTTCAATCTGCGAAGAGTTTGAGCGCGTACTCCTACACAAAGAAGTCCTAGATTCTGGCTTTATTAGGATATCTGAGGATGGATGGATCGACCCTCAGTTGGCAAGCGTTCTAAGGCCCTTGCCATTCTCTGAACTGCTAAAGGTTCGACAATCTGTTGACTCATTAGTTGGAGAAGTAGTTAAGGCCGATGTTATATTTATAACGTTAGGGCTAAACGAAGTTTGGTTTGATAATCATACTAAAACCTATCTTAACTCGAGCCCACCACCTAGCTTGCTCCGTTCAGATGACTCAAGATTTACGTTCGCCGCACCGGACATTATAGAAGTGTACGAAAAACTTTCGAGCACTGTGGATCTTATATCAAGAATGTCTGAAAAAGACCCGAAATTCGTGGTTACTGTCAGCCCCGTTCCTATGTCGACCACCTGGACTTCTAGTGATGTCGTTGTGGCGAACACGATATCGAAATCATCCCTCCGTGTCTGTGCGGAAAAGCTAACTAATGATTTTGGTAACGTAGATTACTTTCCAAGTTTTGAAATGGTTTTGAACTCACCCAGAGCATTAGCGTGGGGAGATGACGAGCTACATGTTCGACCGCAGATGGTAGATTTTGTAATAGGAAATTTCGTTGAGCGATATGTTGACCAGTAA
- the gmd gene encoding GDP-mannose 4,6-dehydratase has protein sequence MKKALITGVTGQDGSYLAEFLLDKGYEVHGIKRRASLFNTQRVDHIYEDPHVDNQHFILHYGDLTDTSNLVRIIQQIQPDEIYNLGAQSHVAVSFEAPEYTADVDAMGTLRILEAIRILGLEKKTRFYQASTSELYGLVQETPQKETTPFYPRSPYAVAKMYAYWITVNYREAYGMYACNGILFNHESPRRGETFVTRKITRGLANIAQGLEACLYMGNMDALRDWGHAKDYVRMQWMMLQQDQPEDFVIATGVQYSVREFISWSAKELGVSLRFEGEGVEEVAIVASIEGDNAPALAVGDVVVRVDPRYFRPAEVETLLGDPAKAKERLGWVPEITTQQMCAEMVAEDLKAAKRHALLKQHGFEVPVSVE, from the coding sequence TTGAAAAAAGCATTAATTACGGGTGTGACTGGTCAAGATGGATCATATCTAGCGGAATTTCTATTAGACAAAGGATATGAAGTGCATGGAATTAAGCGTCGAGCTTCACTCTTTAATACGCAGCGTGTCGATCACATCTATGAGGATCCTCATGTCGATAATCAGCATTTTATCTTGCACTATGGCGATTTGACTGATACCTCTAATTTGGTACGGATTATCCAGCAAATTCAGCCTGATGAAATATACAATCTTGGTGCACAAAGCCACGTTGCGGTCAGCTTTGAAGCACCTGAGTATACTGCTGATGTAGATGCCATGGGTACTCTTCGCATTCTAGAGGCAATTCGTATTTTAGGCCTTGAAAAGAAAACCCGTTTCTATCAAGCGTCTACGTCAGAACTCTACGGATTGGTACAAGAAACGCCACAGAAAGAGACCACCCCGTTCTATCCTCGCTCACCTTATGCAGTAGCAAAAATGTATGCCTACTGGATTACTGTAAACTACAGAGAAGCTTACGGTATGTACGCGTGCAATGGCATTCTGTTCAATCATGAGAGTCCACGTAGAGGCGAGACATTTGTTACTAGAAAGATTACTCGTGGCCTTGCGAATATAGCCCAGGGTTTAGAGGCATGTTTGTATATGGGTAATATGGATGCACTCCGCGACTGGGGTCATGCAAAAGACTACGTTCGCATGCAGTGGATGATGCTACAGCAAGATCAGCCCGAAGATTTCGTTATTGCTACCGGTGTCCAGTATTCTGTTCGTGAATTTATTTCTTGGTCGGCCAAAGAATTGGGGGTAAGCCTTCGGTTCGAGGGTGAGGGCGTCGAAGAGGTTGCAATTGTAGCATCTATTGAGGGTGATAATGCTCCAGCGTTAGCGGTAGGTGACGTTGTTGTAAGAGTTGATCCGCGCTATTTCCGTCCGGCTGAGGTAGAAACTCTTCTTGGCGACCCTGCAAAGGCCAAGGAAAGGCTGGGCTGGGTACCAGAAATAACCACACAGCAAATGTGTGCTGAAATGGTTGCAGAAGATTTGAAAGCAGCTAAACGTCATGCGCTACTGAAACAGCATGGTTTTGAAGTGCCAGTTTCAGTTGAATAG
- the fcl gene encoding GDP-L-fucose synthase encodes MKKIYVAGHNGMVGSAIARQLGRRTDCTVITRSRSELDLTNQAAVLEFFSKEGIDEVYLAAAKVGGIVANNTYPADFIYENIMIEANIINAAHRHDVQRLLFLGSSCIYPKLAEQPMAESALLTGRLEPTNEPYAIAKIAGIKLCESYNRQYGRDYRSVMPTNLYGPNDNFHPDNSHVIPALLLRFHEAKLNHSDEVLAWGTGSPLREFLHVDDMADASVFVMDLDRELYCNNTEPMLSHINVGTGVDCTIKQLTETVAKVVGFEGEIRWDTTKPDGAPRKLMQVERLNKLGWRFSISLESGLRDTYQWFLDHQESFRK; translated from the coding sequence ATGAAAAAGATTTATGTTGCCGGGCATAATGGTATGGTTGGTTCTGCCATCGCTCGCCAGCTTGGAAGGCGCACTGATTGCACTGTGATTACTAGATCTCGCAGTGAACTTGATTTAACCAATCAAGCTGCTGTTCTGGAGTTCTTTTCCAAAGAAGGTATTGACGAGGTCTATCTGGCTGCGGCAAAGGTGGGAGGTATTGTAGCAAATAATACATATCCTGCTGACTTCATTTACGAAAATATCATGATTGAGGCAAATATAATAAATGCCGCGCATAGGCACGATGTCCAGCGGCTTCTTTTTCTGGGGTCAAGCTGCATATACCCAAAGCTTGCCGAACAGCCAATGGCGGAGTCGGCGCTGCTGACTGGTAGACTCGAACCGACAAACGAACCCTATGCAATAGCAAAGATTGCAGGTATTAAACTCTGTGAAAGCTATAATCGTCAGTATGGAAGGGACTATCGTAGCGTCATGCCAACGAACTTGTATGGTCCCAATGACAATTTTCATCCGGATAACAGTCATGTGATTCCGGCACTTTTACTTCGTTTTCATGAAGCAAAATTAAATCATTCAGATGAAGTACTCGCTTGGGGTACAGGATCACCATTGCGTGAGTTCCTTCATGTAGATGATATGGCTGACGCAAGTGTGTTTGTAATGGATCTAGACCGAGAGCTCTACTGTAATAATACAGAGCCTATGTTAAGTCATATTAACGTCGGAACCGGCGTTGACTGCACTATAAAGCAGCTAACGGAAACCGTAGCGAAAGTCGTCGGTTTTGAGGGTGAAATACGTTGGGATACGACTAAGCCTGATGGCGCCCCGCGTAAATTGATGCAGGTTGAGCGATTGAACAAGCTCGGCTGGCGTTTCTCTATATCGCTAGAATCTGGCCTTAGAGATACCTACCAATGGTTTCTTGATCATCAGGAAAGTTTTAGAAAGTAG